The Montipora capricornis isolate CH-2021 unplaced genomic scaffold, ASM3666992v2 scaffold_496, whole genome shotgun sequence genome has a segment encoding these proteins:
- the LOC138036703 gene encoding uncharacterized protein, with the protein MESFEQQAINTSAYKPRNWKHYVDDTFTILDRGNIDSFSQHLNNQQPSIRFTMETEKDYELAFPDTAVSRQLDGRLTTSVYRKPTHTDQYLAYDSHHPYSVKRGIVKCLYERAKRLVTKPSVTSKEKKHLSSVLDSNGYPFSFLQKITKTRKPSSSAEHRIEYESTTKVLPYVNSKAYPNNFAAAYSNKAYIKITSSTTERRCRAD; encoded by the coding sequence ATGGAGAGTTTCGAACAACAGGCAATAAATACTTCGGCCTACAAACCTAGGAACTGGAAACACTACGTTGACGACACTTTCACCATACTGGATCGCGGAAACATTGATAGCTTCTCACAGCATCTAAACAACCAGCAGCCTTCCATTCGCTTCACCATGGAGACAGAGAAAGACTACGAACTCGCTTTCCCTGACACCGCAGTTTCAAGACAACTGGACGGCCGCCTCACCACCAGCGTATACAGGAAGCCTACGCACACTGATCAGTACTTAGCGTATGATTCCCACCACCCGTATTCAGTAAAACGCGGTATTGTCAAGTGCCTCTACGAGCGCGCCAAACGTCTCGTAACAAAACCCTCTGTTACCTCCAAGGAGAAGAAGCACCTGTCTTCTGTTCTTGACTCTAATGGTTaccctttttctttcttgcagaaaatcaccaagaccaggAAACCGAGTAGCAGTGCTGAGCACAGGATCGAGTACGAGTCTACTACTAAGGTTTTACCCTATGTCAATTCAAAGGCCTATCCGAACAACTTCGCCGCTGCCTACAGCAACAAGGCATACATTAAGATCACATCTAGTACAACCGAAAGACGCTGTCGAGCAgactaa